A window of the Streptomyces sp. NBC_00299 genome harbors these coding sequences:
- a CDS encoding DUF6281 family protein → MSRAGRFVGLPLAAAIVVSAAACTEGSSSSDEGAASCVYQVEYQGRTYQDVANVEFTAGAKLGTATQPPCDDTGGQDETEESRTTETAYEVDGISPQVAIAVGDTPDDAKFVAVYSGTELPPEVKKLIDGS, encoded by the coding sequence ATGAGCCGGGCAGGGCGATTCGTAGGCTTGCCGCTGGCAGCGGCAATTGTGGTGTCAGCAGCCGCGTGCACGGAGGGCAGTAGCAGCAGCGACGAGGGCGCGGCGTCCTGTGTCTACCAGGTTGAGTATCAGGGCCGCACGTACCAGGACGTTGCGAACGTGGAGTTCACCGCCGGAGCCAAGCTCGGCACTGCCACCCAGCCGCCTTGTGATGACACCGGCGGCCAGGACGAAACCGAGGAGTCAAGGACGACAGAGACCGCCTATGAGGTGGACGGCATCTCGCCACAGGTGGCCATCGCGGTCGGGGATACCCCGGACGACGCCAAGTTCGTTGCTGTCTACTCCGGCACGGAGCTTCCACCCGAGGTGAAGAAGCTGATCGACGGATCATGA
- a CDS encoding matrixin family metalloprotease — protein sequence MPGRNPELIGRTITAFALAASLSAVAGSANAASSAADVCELPAGELAVSDLPAGSSVITCNAVGRMVTYDGTGVTVPEPGTAVSVDALTTDGETHGFTLEVASDGTVSYDLTDTIADTSTAGHDIPDPLANAADPGAGLPEGADDPVADASDSSAEGAEVADVDDLRAAGACSDGSYTTADRKEYGTYNWYIGDGGMPGALSRTDAKWAFYDAIDNITESYNNCGYGDSVGAKMNFLSETSREAGINSSSSCTDNDGLSVWDAGDLKNNVVATTCSWTWPTPGVKNDLREADVRFNTHDHDFTNKPTSSCSNKYDIRSVGTHEAGHVFGLGHVGSGHENLTMYTNSFKCKTIARTLGKGDVLGLRSIY from the coding sequence GTGCCTGGGCGTAACCCAGAACTCATAGGTAGAACAATCACGGCTTTCGCGCTCGCGGCCTCGCTGTCGGCGGTCGCTGGCAGCGCGAACGCGGCTTCGTCGGCGGCAGACGTCTGTGAGCTCCCGGCGGGGGAGCTGGCTGTCTCCGATCTGCCCGCCGGCTCGTCCGTGATCACATGTAACGCGGTCGGGCGCATGGTCACCTACGACGGCACTGGCGTGACGGTGCCTGAACCGGGTACGGCAGTGAGCGTCGACGCGCTGACCACGGACGGCGAGACACACGGATTCACGCTGGAGGTCGCTTCCGACGGCACGGTTTCCTACGACCTCACCGACACCATTGCGGACACGTCCACCGCTGGCCACGACATTCCCGACCCCTTGGCAAACGCCGCCGACCCGGGGGCTGGCTTGCCAGAGGGCGCGGACGACCCCGTCGCGGACGCGTCCGACTCCAGCGCGGAGGGTGCCGAGGTGGCGGACGTGGACGACCTCAGAGCTGCCGGTGCGTGCAGCGACGGTTCATACACGACGGCCGACCGCAAGGAGTACGGCACCTACAACTGGTACATCGGCGACGGCGGTATGCCCGGCGCGTTGTCCCGGACCGACGCCAAGTGGGCGTTTTACGACGCCATCGACAACATCACGGAGAGCTACAACAACTGCGGATACGGCGACTCAGTCGGCGCGAAGATGAACTTCCTGTCCGAGACCAGTCGCGAGGCGGGCATCAACAGCAGCTCCAGTTGCACTGACAACGACGGGCTGAGTGTGTGGGACGCCGGAGACCTCAAGAACAACGTCGTCGCCACGACCTGCTCGTGGACCTGGCCCACACCCGGCGTCAAGAACGACCTGCGTGAGGCCGACGTCCGCTTCAACACCCACGACCACGACTTCACGAACAAGCCGACCAGCAGTTGCTCGAACAAATACGACATCCGCTCCGTCGGTACTCATGAGGCCGGACACGTCTTCGGACTGGGCCACGTCGGTTCAGGACACGAAAACCTCACCATGTACACGAACTCGTTCAAGTGCAAGACGATCGCCAGGACGCTCGGTAAGGGAGACGTCCTCGGGCTTCGCAGCATCTACTGA
- a CDS encoding GGDEF domain-containing protein: MDSVLRLHARIGQRTLLITTAAVPLAGWTVHAVALHRRLAAAKKDPLTGLLRRDAYTARAQQVLARHGDNTAVVLVDADHFKDINDTLGHPAGDAVLAAFGTRLTAWAGRRASVGRLGGDEFAVVLPMSRDRREVRLATLVRMLHKPVALVDGRRVDVAASVGAATPDVDTRDLSALQRAADAALYDGKHSGRAVLATKEHTKVPSINGRRAGRPGTATWGRAA; this comes from the coding sequence ATGGACTCCGTCCTGCGCTTACACGCCCGGATCGGGCAGCGCACCCTCCTGATCACTACCGCCGCCGTGCCGCTGGCTGGCTGGACCGTGCACGCCGTCGCTCTGCACCGGCGGCTCGCCGCCGCGAAGAAGGACCCGCTCACCGGGCTGTTGAGGCGCGACGCGTACACCGCCCGGGCACAGCAGGTCCTGGCCCGCCACGGCGACAACACGGCAGTGGTCCTGGTCGACGCCGACCACTTCAAGGACATCAACGACACGCTCGGGCATCCGGCTGGCGACGCGGTCCTCGCCGCGTTCGGCACCCGGCTCACCGCCTGGGCAGGCCGCAGAGCGTCTGTCGGCCGCCTGGGCGGTGACGAGTTCGCCGTCGTGTTGCCGATGTCCCGCGATCGCCGCGAGGTCCGACTCGCGACGCTGGTGCGGATGCTGCACAAGCCGGTCGCCCTGGTCGACGGCCGGCGCGTCGACGTCGCGGCCTCGGTCGGCGCCGCTACCCCGGACGTCGACACCCGTGACCTGTCCGCGTTGCAGCGCGCCGCCGACGCCGCCCTCTACGACGGCAAGCACTCCGGCCGCGCCGTCCTCGCCACCAAGGAGCACACCAAGGTGCCGTCCATCAACGGGCGGCGCGCCGGCCGACCGGGCACGGCGACGTGGGGGCGAGCCGCATGA